The window TATATGTATAAGAACATGGGATATAATCTTTATGTACTCCTACAAATGACGGTTTGATTGATGTACAGTTTCGCTAATTTTGTTATAGAAAACTGCAAACTGGCCTTTGATAGCTCCCCTGCCTTCGTATGGAAGGGGACGAGAACGTCCCGGAGGAAGATATATGAGTTTTATCCATGGAGAAGGTCTCCATGATGTAATTATTACAGGTATATAGGAATGCAATACTTCAATAAATTACACTTCTTGAAGTATACAGTTTAACTTCAATCATCTGCTGATCAGAAGTAATGTTGTTTTCTTAGGTGAGAAAGGGACCATCGACGGCCAAGGTGGAGTTTGGTGGGACATGTGGAGGAAGAGAACTTTGCGATTCACTAGACCAAATCTTATTGAGTTTAAAGACTCGAGAAACATCATCATCTCTAATGTCATCTTCAAAAACTCTCCATTTTGGAATATTCACCCTGTGTACTGCAGGTACTTCATTTATAACCGCAGTCCATGACCAATGAATCACCATGTTAATATAACTTgaatatgtaaccatatatatccTACTCACATAATCTTGACCTTTTGTCTATTCATAAACACAGCAACGTTGTTATTCAGCATGTCACCATATTGGCACCACCTGACTCTCCAAACACAGATGGAATTGATCCAGGTATACAGTAAGATAAGGAAAAAATCTTTTTACTTCTAAGGCCTCTTGCTATGCTAGTTTTTCTTCAAATAGTTCTATATAAAAATGACTATTCTACCAATGAGTAATGGCTCAAATGGTACCCGTTACCTTTGAAGCCGGGGCCCCATGTGGAGTGGCGCAGGTTCGAGTCCCGTGGAGAACGGATATTTTACCTTTAACTTCCGGGCAGTAATCAAACTACCTGCAAATCTCAGTCCACTTGGGGTCTGTATCAACCTTGCTTGTAGCTCTGATCACCGGATATGTACGATACTTGCCACATGGAGTAAGCCTTTAGTATATACTCGTATCTTGGGGTAGGGCCCAAGTGGCTGGGGGCCTGacatccttgcaagaggtctcaggttcgaatcttgaggtgggaagggttggaaacagccagggagtattcctgatgggctgcgtacactaaAGTATGAGGTCGAATTACTCAACATTCCCGGGTAACCCGAGCAGGGAAAACCTTGCAACTTTTTATAGACTCGTATCTGCCACCTCGTATCTACCACTTAAGGGGTATTCGGTAGAGGTATTGACACTTATGTGGTAAGTTTGGTGAGCCGCCAAAGGCAACACAGAACTGCCAGTCTACACGTTTTAAGAAAAACTGgctattttcatacaataacaaaaATACCTACAATCTCTTAGAAAATTGACAAATCATTCGTTCGATTGTTGCAGATTCAAGCTCCCATATTTGCATCGAAGACTCCTACATCTCCACGGGAGACGATCTAGTAGCAGTAAAAAGTGGTTGGGATGAGTACGGGATATCATACGGTCGTCCTAGTCACGACATCACAATCCGCAGGGTCACGGGATCATCTCGATTTGCAGGAATCGGAATTGGAAGCGAAACATCAGGTGGGGTATATAACATACTAGCTGAGGATATAACTCTGTACAACATAGGAGTTGGAATCCACATAAAAACAAACATCGGTAGAGGTGGAATCATAAGAAACATAACTGTTTCCGACGTTTACATGGTGAACGCTCGTAAAGGAATCAAGATCACCGCTGATGTCGGTGACCATCCTGACAATAACTACAACCCGAATGCGTTACCCGTTATAAAACACGTGAGGATCAGAAACGTTAGAGGCGAAAAGGTGCAACAGGCTGGTTTAATAAAGGGTTTGAAAAACTCGCCGTTTATGGATATTTGCTTAACTAACATTAATCTTCATGGAACTATTGGTTCGAGATATGTTGCATGGCAATGCTCTGATGTTAATGGGGGCTCGATTCAAGT of the Rutidosis leptorrhynchoides isolate AG116_Rl617_1_P2 chromosome 5, CSIRO_AGI_Rlap_v1, whole genome shotgun sequence genome contains:
- the LOC139848095 gene encoding probable polygalacturonase is translated as MRLACITVTLFLILKCCTASGEAVTCTGIVPMRYRTDKISIADFGGVGDGRTLNTKAFNEAIYRIKHLRRRGGTLLYIPAGVYLTESFNLTSRMTLFLAKGAVIKATQKTANWPLIAPLPSYGRGRERPGGRYMSFIHGEGLHDVIITGEKGTIDGQGGVWWDMWRKRTLRFTRPNLIEFKDSRNIIISNVIFKNSPFWNIHPVYCSNVVIQHVTILAPPDSPNTDGIDPDSSSHICIEDSYISTGDDLVAVKSGWDEYGISYGRPSHDITIRRVTGSSRFAGIGIGSETSGGVYNILAEDITLYNIGVGIHIKTNIGRGGIIRNITVSDVYMVNARKGIKITADVGDHPDNNYNPNALPVIKHVRIRNVRGEKVQQAGLIKGLKNSPFMDICLTNINLHGTIGSRYVAWQCSDVNGGSIQVKPSPCSELIRSTGTCSSQF